A single region of the Actinoplanes sp. SE50/110 genome encodes:
- a CDS encoding Rrf2 family transcriptional regulator, producing MYVSARTDYAVRAMLAVTAAHPRLVKAAGLAAAQDIPLSFLQGILLDLRRAGLLHSHRGVDGGYALARAAEEITVGDVVRAVGGALTTVRGLPTATATYHGAAIALHDVWIAVEAAIEGVVDHRTLAELSTTSIKKN from the coding sequence GTGTACGTCTCGGCTCGCACGGACTACGCAGTCCGCGCCATGCTCGCCGTCACCGCGGCGCACCCACGTCTGGTCAAGGCCGCCGGGCTGGCGGCCGCGCAGGACATCCCGCTGAGCTTCCTGCAGGGCATCCTGCTCGACCTGCGCCGCGCCGGGCTGCTGCACAGCCACCGCGGCGTCGACGGCGGGTACGCCCTGGCCCGCGCGGCCGAGGAGATCACCGTCGGGGACGTGGTCCGCGCCGTCGGCGGCGCGCTCACCACGGTCCGCGGCCTCCCCACCGCCACCGCGACCTATCACGGCGCGGCGATCGCACTGCACGACGTGTGGATCGCCGTCGAGGCGGCCATCGAGGGCGTGGTCGACCACCGGACCCTGGCCGAACTCTCCACCACCTCAATAAAGAAGAACTAG
- a CDS encoding phytanoyl-CoA dioxygenase family protein encodes MTQVEAPAWTPMSAEEREAFDRDGYIVVPSVLSESEIEAGRAAILGYYEKAKETGELSATGALHRLSPVNYVPELAFLLDHPKAFKYIWSLLGWNVHVYHSHIDVHPQLHEQQKQWWHWHQDGGRQNREIETDPRPMLSVKLAYWFSDVSETGRGNFTVLPGSHKTNWLPGPPSRGVPWPAPEGAVQITANPGDLVVFDRRIWHARSDNYSDITRVGAFFGYTPRWIAIRDEVADLPNKPEWATMTEVQKQLLGGFGNGDGDHQWGHYPATTPLYGELKERGLLDSSIPALIP; translated from the coding sequence ATGACCCAGGTGGAAGCGCCGGCGTGGACGCCGATGTCCGCGGAGGAGCGGGAGGCGTTCGACCGCGACGGTTACATCGTCGTGCCGTCGGTGCTGAGTGAGAGCGAGATCGAGGCCGGTCGGGCCGCGATCCTGGGGTATTACGAGAAGGCCAAGGAAACGGGCGAGCTCAGCGCGACCGGTGCCCTGCACCGCCTGTCGCCGGTGAACTACGTGCCCGAGCTGGCCTTCCTGCTCGACCACCCCAAGGCTTTCAAGTACATCTGGTCGCTGCTCGGGTGGAACGTGCACGTGTACCACTCGCACATCGACGTCCACCCCCAGCTGCACGAGCAGCAGAAGCAGTGGTGGCACTGGCACCAGGACGGCGGCCGGCAGAACCGGGAGATCGAGACCGACCCGCGTCCGATGCTGTCGGTGAAGCTGGCGTACTGGTTCTCCGACGTCAGCGAGACCGGCCGGGGCAACTTCACCGTCCTGCCCGGCAGCCACAAGACCAACTGGCTGCCCGGCCCGCCGAGCCGTGGCGTGCCGTGGCCGGCCCCGGAGGGTGCCGTCCAGATCACCGCGAACCCGGGTGACCTGGTCGTCTTCGACCGGCGCATCTGGCACGCCCGGTCGGACAACTACTCCGACATCACCCGTGTCGGCGCCTTCTTCGGCTACACCCCGCGCTGGATCGCGATTCGCGACGAGGTGGCCGACCTGCCGAACAAGCCCGAGTGGGCGACCATGACCGAGGTGCAGAAGCAGCTGCTCGGCGGGTTCGGCAACGGCGACGGTGACCACCAGTGGGGTCACTACCCGGCGACCACGCCGCTGTACGGCGAGCTCAAGGAGCGCGGCCTGCTCGACTCGAGCATCCCCGCCCTGATCCCGTAG
- a CDS encoding WhiB family transcriptional regulator translates to MSLALAPIDITVDIEANLPCRKFDPDLWFSDSPAQLELAKSLCGDCPLRVECLAGAVERSEPWGVWGGEIFERGAVVPRKRPRGRPRKADVARDAELAVEVEERLAANGLDSRNSVRLAA, encoded by the coding sequence ATGAGTCTGGCGCTGGCCCCGATCGACATCACTGTCGACATCGAGGCAAACCTGCCCTGCCGGAAGTTCGACCCGGACCTGTGGTTCTCCGACTCCCCGGCCCAGCTGGAGCTGGCCAAGTCGCTCTGCGGGGACTGCCCGCTGCGCGTCGAGTGCCTGGCCGGTGCGGTCGAGCGGAGCGAGCCCTGGGGTGTCTGGGGCGGCGAGATCTTCGAGCGCGGCGCCGTGGTCCCGCGCAAGCGGCCGCGTGGCCGTCCCCGTAAGGCCGACGTCGCGCGCGACGCCGAGCTGGCGGTCGAGGTCGAGGAGCGGCTCGCCGCGAACGGTCTCGACTCCCGCAACAGCGTTCGGCTGGCGGCCTGA
- a CDS encoding mycoredoxin — MLTMYSTSWCGYCHRLKSQLDREGIAYEVVDIEQDETSAAFVRSVNGGNQTVPTLKFDDGSALTNPSIVQVKQHLATLSA; from the coding sequence ATGCTGACCATGTACTCGACGTCCTGGTGTGGGTACTGCCACCGCCTCAAGTCGCAGCTCGACCGGGAGGGCATCGCCTATGAGGTGGTCGACATCGAGCAGGACGAGACGTCGGCGGCCTTCGTCCGCAGCGTGAACGGCGGCAACCAGACGGTGCCGACTCTGAAGTTCGACGATGGGTCGGCGCTGACCAACCCGTCCATCGTCCAGGTCAAGCAGCACCTGGCCACGCTCTCCGCCTGA
- the nudC gene encoding NAD(+) diphosphatase — MTTPEQPDFGGEQPGTPPLARTTLDRAADRRKDDAWLAEAWTRGLVLVVDLAQGGRALVTDRGDGGVTLVLVPSAAAPDAEHWFLGVDPDGTPLWTMDATPPPAEGARPATLREIGHLLDDRDAGLFTAAAALTNWHAGHRFSPRTGKPTVAVEAGWARADPDGKLMWPRTDPAMIVVVHDGVPGPAGRCLLGHNSAWGRAADGLTRFSCLAGYVEPGESAEAAVAREVREEVGIGIGALRYEGSQSWPYPGSLMLGFLAVADPAQPLRLDPEEIDEAHWFSRDDIAKMIAGGYVHPDSGVPMSLPMRSSIAFYLIEKWLTAGAGDHG; from the coding sequence GTGACCACCCCTGAGCAACCCGACTTCGGCGGCGAGCAGCCCGGCACTCCGCCGCTGGCGCGGACCACCCTGGACCGCGCCGCGGATCGGCGCAAGGACGACGCCTGGCTGGCCGAGGCCTGGACCCGCGGCCTGGTGCTGGTGGTCGACCTGGCCCAGGGCGGCCGGGCGCTGGTCACCGACCGCGGCGACGGCGGGGTCACGCTGGTCCTGGTGCCGTCGGCGGCCGCGCCGGACGCCGAGCACTGGTTCCTCGGCGTCGACCCGGACGGCACGCCGCTCTGGACCATGGACGCCACGCCGCCGCCGGCCGAGGGCGCCCGCCCGGCGACCCTGCGGGAGATCGGGCATCTGCTCGACGACCGTGACGCCGGGCTGTTCACGGCCGCCGCGGCGCTGACCAACTGGCACGCCGGCCACCGGTTCTCGCCGCGCACCGGCAAGCCCACGGTGGCGGTGGAGGCCGGCTGGGCCCGCGCCGACCCGGACGGCAAGCTGATGTGGCCGCGCACCGACCCGGCGATGATCGTGGTGGTGCACGACGGGGTGCCCGGCCCGGCCGGACGCTGCCTGCTCGGTCACAACTCGGCGTGGGGCCGCGCCGCGGACGGCCTGACCCGGTTCTCCTGCCTGGCCGGTTACGTCGAGCCGGGGGAGTCCGCCGAGGCCGCGGTGGCCCGCGAGGTCCGCGAGGAGGTCGGCATCGGCATCGGCGCACTGCGCTACGAGGGCAGCCAGTCCTGGCCGTACCCGGGCTCGCTGATGCTCGGCTTCCTGGCCGTGGCCGACCCGGCGCAGCCGCTGCGGCTGGACCCGGAGGAGATCGACGAGGCGCACTGGTTCTCCCGGGACGACATCGCCAAGATGATCGCCGGGGGCTACGTGCACCCGGATTCAGGGGTGCCGATGAGCCTGCCGATGCGCTCCTCGATCGCCTTTTACCTGATCGAGAAATGGCTGACCGCCGGTGCCGGAGATCACGGCTGA
- a CDS encoding AarF/ABC1/UbiB kinase family protein: MTDIPRRAASRTAKLAALPLGFAGRTALGLGKRAVGIAADVISADIQQRTAEQLFSVLGQLKGGAMKFGQALSVFEAALPEEMAGPYRQALTKLQEAAPPMPVANVHKALAEQLGPDWRESFAEFDDSPAAAASIGQVHRAVWKLPPARKNGKPKLLPVAVKVQYPGAGEALVADLKQLSRLAGMFKIIQPGIDIKPLLAELHERVVEELDYEMEAETQRAFAAAFHDDPDIFVPRVVASAPRVLVTEWVEGTPLSSVIAGGTVAERDEAGRLMAILHFSAPARAGLLHADPHPGNFRVLPDGRLGVIDFGAVARLPEGHPEPIGRLVRLALDGDAEGVADGLRDEGFIKRDEPIDAEAVLAFLRPMIEPVAVERFRFTRTWLRGEATRLANPRSPAYQLGRKLNLPPSYLMIHRVTLGSIGVLCQLEAEAAYQEILEEWLPGFAPIA, translated from the coding sequence GTGACGGACATACCCCGCCGTGCGGCCTCCCGGACGGCCAAGCTGGCCGCCCTGCCGCTCGGCTTCGCCGGCCGGACCGCTCTGGGACTGGGCAAGCGGGCCGTCGGGATCGCTGCCGACGTCATCTCCGCGGACATTCAGCAGCGCACCGCCGAGCAGCTGTTCAGCGTTCTGGGGCAGCTCAAGGGCGGCGCGATGAAGTTCGGCCAGGCGCTCTCGGTCTTCGAGGCCGCGCTGCCCGAGGAGATGGCCGGCCCCTACCGGCAGGCGCTGACCAAACTGCAGGAGGCCGCCCCACCGATGCCGGTGGCCAACGTGCACAAGGCGCTCGCCGAGCAGCTGGGACCGGATTGGCGGGAGAGTTTCGCCGAGTTCGACGACAGCCCGGCCGCGGCGGCCAGCATCGGTCAGGTGCACCGCGCGGTCTGGAAACTGCCGCCGGCCCGGAAGAACGGCAAGCCGAAACTGCTGCCGGTCGCGGTCAAGGTGCAGTATCCGGGGGCCGGCGAGGCGCTGGTCGCGGACCTGAAACAGCTGTCCCGGCTGGCCGGCATGTTCAAGATCATTCAGCCCGGGATCGACATCAAGCCGCTGCTCGCCGAGCTGCACGAGCGGGTCGTCGAGGAGCTCGACTACGAGATGGAGGCGGAGACCCAGCGGGCGTTCGCCGCCGCCTTCCACGACGACCCGGACATCTTCGTGCCGCGGGTGGTCGCCTCCGCGCCGCGCGTGCTGGTCACCGAGTGGGTCGAGGGCACGCCGCTGTCCAGCGTGATCGCCGGCGGCACCGTGGCCGAGCGGGACGAGGCCGGCCGGCTGATGGCGATCCTGCACTTCTCCGCGCCGGCCCGGGCCGGACTGCTGCACGCCGACCCGCATCCGGGCAACTTCCGGGTGCTGCCCGACGGCCGGCTCGGCGTGATCGACTTCGGCGCGGTGGCCCGGCTCCCGGAGGGCCATCCGGAGCCGATCGGCCGGTTGGTCCGGCTGGCCCTGGACGGCGACGCCGAGGGGGTCGCGGACGGGCTGCGCGACGAGGGTTTCATCAAACGGGACGAGCCGATCGACGCGGAGGCGGTGCTCGCCTTCCTGCGCCCGATGATCGAGCCGGTCGCGGTCGAGCGGTTCCGCTTCACCCGCACCTGGCTGCGCGGCGAGGCGACCCGGCTGGCCAACCCCCGCTCCCCGGCATACCAGCTCGGGCGCAAACTCAACCTGCCCCCGTCGTACCTGATGATCCACCGGGTGACGCTCGGCTCGATCGGTGTCCTCTGCCAGCTGGAGGCCGAGGCGGCTTACCAGGAGATCCTCGAGGAGTGGCTGCCGGGCTTCGCCCCGATCGCCTGA
- a CDS encoding ATP-dependent DNA helicase UvrD2, which yields MRTETVLAGLDPEQRTAVTAPAGPVCILAGAGTGKTRAITHRIAHRTLSGEINPRHVLAVTFTARAAAEMRSRLTALGAGGVQARTFHAAALRQVRYFASRLLAGRGMPELMESKVRVVGLAAARAGVRADRAVARDLAGEIEWAKSSLVEPSEYAVAAAKALREPPFEPARVAEVFAAYESLKRRQGVIDFEDLLRAAVWGIEDHPDVADQIRAQYRHFVVDEYQDVNPLQQRLLEAWLGDRDDLTVVGDASQTIYSFTGATSSYLIDFPRRWRSAVVVRLVRDYRSTPQVVGLANAVIRQARGTEARLRLELEGQRPPGPEPELKVFPDEPGEAAAVARRCRELIGSGTPASEIAVLFRTNAQSEAYEEALAEAEVPYVVRGAERFFERAEVRQAMVALRAAVRSIPGETPLVEAVVEGLAATGWRRGQPPPGGAAREQWEALAALVALAEEYAAEPAVLPIGEGGRVQREVSLAAFNEELARRSEQQHAPTVAGVTLASLHAAKGLEWDAVFLVGLADGTLPTTYAKTNEQLEEERRLLYVGVTRARQLLWLSFGQSRSPGGRARRPCRFLPQPERATAGAGRPSAERSRKADRRPPKVSSCRICGATLLAGADRKLGRCPTCPSDMDEDLYERLQRWRASTAAELKVPAYVVFTDATLVAVAERRPTDPAQLLAIAGIGPRKLGQYGEAVFALVAGAGPDDLGRKNFEN from the coding sequence GTGCGGACTGAAACGGTGCTGGCCGGGCTCGACCCGGAACAGCGGACGGCGGTGACGGCGCCGGCCGGCCCGGTCTGCATCCTGGCCGGCGCCGGGACCGGCAAGACCCGGGCGATCACCCACCGGATCGCGCACCGGACGCTGTCCGGCGAGATCAACCCCCGGCACGTGCTGGCGGTGACCTTCACCGCCCGGGCCGCCGCCGAGATGCGCTCCCGACTGACCGCGCTCGGCGCCGGCGGAGTGCAGGCCCGTACCTTCCACGCGGCCGCCCTGCGCCAGGTGCGCTACTTCGCGTCCCGGCTGCTGGCGGGTCGCGGCATGCCGGAGCTGATGGAGAGCAAGGTCCGCGTGGTCGGCCTGGCCGCCGCCCGGGCCGGGGTGCGCGCCGACCGCGCGGTGGCCCGGGACCTGGCCGGCGAGATCGAGTGGGCCAAGTCGTCGCTCGTCGAGCCGTCCGAGTACGCCGTCGCGGCGGCCAAGGCGCTCCGTGAGCCGCCGTTCGAGCCGGCCCGGGTGGCGGAGGTGTTCGCGGCCTACGAGTCGCTGAAACGCCGGCAGGGAGTGATCGACTTCGAGGACCTGCTGCGCGCCGCGGTGTGGGGGATCGAGGACCACCCGGACGTCGCCGACCAGATCCGCGCACAGTACCGGCACTTCGTCGTCGACGAGTACCAGGACGTCAACCCGCTGCAGCAGCGCCTGCTGGAGGCGTGGCTGGGAGACCGGGACGACCTCACCGTGGTCGGCGACGCCAGCCAGACGATCTATTCGTTCACCGGGGCCACCTCGTCGTACCTGATCGACTTCCCGCGCCGCTGGCGCAGCGCCGTCGTGGTCCGGCTGGTCCGCGACTACCGCTCCACTCCGCAGGTGGTGGGGCTGGCCAACGCGGTGATCCGGCAGGCCCGGGGCACCGAGGCCCGGTTGCGTCTGGAGCTGGAGGGGCAGCGCCCGCCCGGCCCGGAGCCGGAGCTCAAGGTGTTCCCGGACGAGCCGGGCGAGGCGGCCGCGGTGGCCCGGCGGTGCCGGGAGCTGATCGGCTCCGGCACGCCGGCCAGCGAGATCGCCGTGCTCTTCCGGACCAACGCGCAGTCCGAGGCGTACGAGGAGGCGCTGGCCGAGGCCGAGGTGCCGTACGTGGTGCGCGGCGCCGAGCGGTTCTTCGAGCGGGCCGAGGTGCGCCAGGCGATGGTCGCGCTGCGGGCCGCCGTGCGCTCCATTCCGGGCGAGACGCCGCTGGTCGAGGCGGTCGTCGAGGGTCTGGCCGCGACCGGATGGCGGCGCGGCCAGCCACCGCCGGGCGGCGCCGCCCGGGAGCAGTGGGAGGCGCTGGCCGCCCTGGTCGCGCTCGCCGAGGAGTACGCCGCCGAGCCGGCCGTGCTGCCGATCGGCGAGGGTGGCCGGGTGCAGCGCGAGGTCAGCCTGGCCGCGTTCAACGAGGAGCTGGCCCGCCGGTCCGAGCAGCAGCACGCGCCCACCGTGGCGGGCGTGACGCTGGCCTCGCTGCACGCGGCGAAGGGCCTGGAGTGGGACGCGGTCTTCCTGGTCGGGCTCGCCGACGGCACGCTGCCCACCACGTACGCGAAGACCAATGAGCAGTTGGAGGAGGAACGGCGCCTGCTATACGTCGGGGTGACCCGGGCGCGGCAGCTGCTGTGGCTGTCCTTCGGGCAGTCCCGGTCGCCGGGTGGCCGGGCCCGGCGACCGTGCCGTTTCCTGCCGCAGCCGGAGCGCGCCACCGCGGGCGCCGGCCGGCCCTCGGCGGAGCGGAGTCGGAAAGCCGACCGGCGCCCGCCGAAGGTGTCCTCCTGCCGGATCTGCGGGGCCACCCTGTTGGCCGGCGCCGACCGGAAACTGGGCCGCTGCCCGACCTGCCCGTCGGACATGGACGAGGACCTCTACGAGCGTCTGCAGCGGTGGCGGGCGAGCACCGCGGCGGAGCTCAAAGTTCCTGCTTACGTCGTCTTCACCGACGCCACCCTGGTGGCCGTGGCGGAACGTCGTCCGACCGATCCGGCCCAGTTGCTGGCGATCGCCGGAATCGGCCCGCGGAAGCTGGGCCAGTACGGCGAGGCGGTCTTCGCGTTGGTGGCCGGCGCCGGCCCTGATGATCTTGGCCGAAAAAACTTTGAAAACTAG
- a CDS encoding pitrilysin family protein: MTEILPDLIPDTELTLPPQAERKLPNGLTVIAIRRAAVPLVEVRLRVPFGRAPLAPATLLSQALFTGTETMTMLDIAAEVQAVGGSLAAGLDPDRLMISGNALADGLGRTLEILAGVLTGATYPADEVLTERERLCDNLQVMLSQPAHLARVALLKRVYADHPYAVQTPAPEEVRAVEPDALRELHADRVRPAGSILVLVGDIDPDQAIDLAEKTLGGWTGAARDGDLPPAPALRPGALLLVDRPGAVQSSLRVALPGLPRTDPGYAALALANMLFGGYFSSRWTENIREDKGYTYGPHSAIEHFTAGSVLVAAAEVATGVTGPALLETTYELGRLASLAPGEEELEQARRYALGTLRLGMSTQAGLAGLASVYAGFGLRLDYLRQHSAALAAVTREQVAEVAARHLAPSRAVTVVLGDAEQIEPQLAALSTVERDPR, from the coding sequence ATGACCGAGATCCTCCCCGACCTCATCCCGGACACCGAGCTGACACTGCCGCCGCAGGCCGAGCGGAAACTGCCGAACGGGCTGACCGTGATCGCCATCCGGCGCGCCGCGGTGCCGCTGGTCGAGGTGCGCCTGCGGGTCCCGTTCGGCCGCGCCCCGCTGGCCCCGGCCACCCTGCTCTCCCAGGCGCTGTTCACCGGCACCGAGACGATGACGATGCTGGACATCGCCGCCGAGGTGCAGGCGGTGGGCGGCAGCCTGGCCGCGGGGCTCGACCCGGACCGTCTGATGATCAGCGGCAACGCGCTCGCCGACGGCCTCGGCCGGACCCTGGAGATCCTCGCCGGCGTGCTGACCGGCGCGACCTACCCGGCCGACGAGGTGCTCACCGAGCGCGAGCGGCTCTGCGACAACCTCCAGGTGATGCTCAGCCAGCCGGCCCACCTGGCCCGGGTCGCGCTGCTCAAGCGGGTGTACGCCGACCATCCCTACGCCGTGCAGACCCCCGCCCCGGAGGAGGTCCGGGCGGTCGAGCCGGATGCCCTGCGCGAGCTGCACGCCGACCGGGTTCGGCCGGCCGGCTCGATCCTGGTGCTGGTCGGCGACATCGACCCGGACCAGGCGATCGACCTCGCCGAGAAGACGCTGGGCGGCTGGACCGGCGCGGCCCGCGACGGTGACCTGCCGCCCGCCCCGGCCCTGCGCCCCGGTGCCCTGCTGCTGGTCGACCGGCCCGGCGCGGTGCAGTCCTCGCTGCGGGTGGCGCTGCCGGGCCTGCCCCGCACCGACCCCGGATACGCCGCGCTGGCCCTGGCCAACATGCTCTTCGGCGGCTATTTTTCGTCCCGCTGGACGGAGAACATCCGCGAGGACAAGGGCTACACCTACGGCCCGCACTCGGCGATCGAGCACTTCACCGCCGGATCGGTGCTGGTCGCGGCGGCCGAGGTGGCCACCGGCGTGACCGGTCCGGCGCTGCTCGAGACCACGTACGAGCTGGGCCGCCTGGCCAGCCTCGCGCCCGGCGAGGAGGAGCTCGAACAGGCCCGGCGGTACGCCCTGGGCACCCTGCGGCTGGGGATGTCGACCCAGGCCGGCCTGGCCGGGCTGGCCAGCGTCTACGCCGGCTTCGGCCTGCGGCTGGACTACCTGCGACAGCACTCGGCGGCGCTGGCCGCGGTCACCCGGGAGCAGGTCGCCGAGGTGGCGGCCAGGCACCTGGCCCCGTCCCGCGCGGTCACCGTGGTGCTCGGCGACGCCGAGCAGATCGAGCCGCAGCTGGCCGCCCTGAGCACGGTGGAGCGCGACCCGCGGTGA
- a CDS encoding pitrilysin family protein: MASRIQIPATKYPVERFTLANGLRVVLSPDRSAPVVGVAVVYDVGIRSEPEGRTGFAHLFEHLMFQGSANLEKLAHFRHVQGAGGSFNGSTHLDYTDYFEVLPAGALERALFLEADRMRGPRLTEENLRNQVDVVKEEIRVNVLNRPYGGFPWLKLPPVMFRTFPNAHDGYGSFEDLESATVDDAQGFFDRYYACGNAVLSVAGDFDVAEATAMIEKHFGDVPARPAPVLPAFDEPGLDGERRESYVDRLAPLPAVAAGYRVPDPIAAFDAYLPFSVLAEVLTDGDASRLVERLVQRDRTVTNIGGYLGFMGDEYQVRNPTALLLQAHLPPGGDAGKVLRTVDEELDRLAADGLKPGELERTQARMAARALQSTDEVLGRALPMAVLELQRGRPELLNELPKLISEVTAEQIVDAAATLRPERRATVEAIPGATS; encoded by the coding sequence GTGGCGTCCAGAATCCAGATCCCCGCGACGAAATATCCGGTCGAACGGTTCACCCTCGCCAACGGTCTGCGCGTGGTGCTCTCGCCGGACCGCAGCGCCCCGGTCGTCGGCGTCGCCGTCGTCTACGACGTGGGCATCCGCAGTGAGCCCGAGGGGCGCACCGGCTTCGCCCACCTCTTCGAGCACCTGATGTTCCAGGGCTCGGCGAATCTGGAGAAGCTCGCCCACTTCCGGCACGTGCAGGGCGCCGGCGGCAGCTTCAACGGCTCCACCCACCTGGACTACACCGACTACTTCGAGGTGCTCCCGGCCGGCGCGCTGGAGCGGGCGCTGTTCCTCGAGGCCGATCGGATGCGCGGCCCCCGGCTCACCGAGGAGAACCTGCGCAACCAGGTCGACGTGGTCAAGGAGGAGATCCGGGTCAACGTGCTGAACCGGCCGTACGGCGGGTTCCCCTGGCTGAAACTGCCCCCGGTGATGTTCCGCACGTTCCCCAACGCGCATGACGGCTACGGCTCGTTCGAGGACCTGGAGAGCGCCACCGTCGACGACGCGCAGGGCTTCTTCGACCGCTACTACGCCTGCGGCAACGCGGTGCTCTCGGTCGCCGGCGACTTCGACGTGGCGGAGGCGACCGCCATGATCGAGAAACACTTCGGCGACGTGCCCGCCCGCCCCGCCCCGGTGCTGCCCGCCTTCGACGAGCCCGGCCTCGACGGCGAGCGCCGCGAGTCGTACGTCGACCGCCTCGCCCCGCTGCCCGCCGTCGCGGCCGGCTACCGGGTGCCCGACCCGATCGCCGCCTTCGACGCCTACCTGCCCTTCTCGGTGCTCGCCGAGGTGCTCACCGACGGCGACGCGTCCCGCCTGGTCGAACGTCTGGTCCAGCGCGACCGCACGGTCACCAACATCGGCGGCTACCTCGGCTTCATGGGCGACGAGTACCAGGTGCGCAACCCGACCGCGCTGCTGCTGCAGGCACACCTGCCGCCCGGCGGCGACGCCGGCAAGGTGCTGCGCACCGTCGACGAGGAGCTCGACCGGCTGGCCGCCGACGGCCTCAAGCCCGGCGAGCTGGAGCGCACCCAGGCCCGGATGGCGGCCCGCGCGCTGCAGAGCACCGACGAGGTGCTCGGCCGGGCACTGCCGATGGCCGTGCTGGAGCTGCAGCGCGGCCGGCCCGAGCTGCTCAACGAGCTGCCCAAGCTGATCAGCGAGGTGACCGCCGAGCAGATCGTCGACGCCGCGGCCACCCTGCGGCCGGAACGCCGCGCCACCGTCGAAGCGATCCCCGGAGCCACCTCATGA
- a CDS encoding ABC transporter substrate-binding protein yields the protein MRSRTLRALALATAALAATTALAACGSDDDSSKKADTPAGTPAEAKTIKLGYFPNITHAPALVGVNKGLFKDALTGTELQTQTFNAGPAALEALLSGAIDATYIGPNPAINGWAKSNGQALKIIAGSTSGGAGLVVKPTINGPADLKGKKIATPQLGNTQDVALRAWLKQNGLNADTNGGGDVSILPQDNATAVQAFAQGAIDGAWVPEPNLSKMVLEGKGKLLVDEATLWPNQQFVTTHLIVSQKFLKDYPGTVKKLLQGHIAAVKYINDNNADAQKAANAQIQALTGKALKDDILAAAFKNLKFTNDPIASSLYTSAQHAEDVGLLKKVDLKGIYDLGPLNDLLKAAGQPAVSDAAGA from the coding sequence ATGCGCTCCCGCACCCTTCGTGCGCTCGCCCTTGCCACGGCCGCGCTCGCGGCCACGACTGCTCTGGCCGCTTGCGGGTCCGACGACGACAGCAGCAAGAAGGCCGACACTCCGGCCGGCACGCCGGCCGAGGCGAAGACCATCAAGCTCGGCTACTTCCCGAACATCACCCACGCGCCGGCCCTGGTCGGCGTCAACAAGGGCCTGTTCAAGGACGCGCTGACCGGCACCGAGCTGCAGACCCAGACCTTCAACGCCGGCCCGGCCGCGCTCGAGGCGCTGCTCTCCGGCGCGATCGACGCCACCTACATCGGCCCGAACCCGGCGATCAACGGCTGGGCCAAGTCCAACGGCCAGGCCCTGAAGATCATCGCGGGCAGCACCTCGGGCGGCGCCGGCCTGGTGGTCAAGCCGACCATCAACGGCCCGGCCGACCTCAAGGGCAAGAAGATCGCCACCCCGCAGCTGGGCAACACCCAGGACGTCGCGCTGCGCGCCTGGCTCAAGCAGAACGGCCTGAACGCCGACACCAACGGTGGCGGCGACGTGTCGATCCTGCCGCAGGACAACGCGACCGCGGTCCAGGCCTTCGCCCAGGGCGCGATCGACGGCGCCTGGGTGCCCGAGCCCAACCTCAGCAAGATGGTGCTGGAGGGCAAGGGCAAGCTGCTCGTCGACGAGGCCACCCTGTGGCCGAACCAGCAGTTCGTCACCACCCACCTGATCGTCAGCCAGAAGTTCCTCAAGGACTACCCGGGCACGGTCAAGAAGCTGCTGCAAGGCCACATCGCGGCGGTCAAGTACATCAACGACAACAACGCCGACGCCCAGAAGGCGGCGAACGCCCAGATCCAGGCGCTCACCGGCAAGGCGCTCAAGGACGACATCCTGGCCGCCGCGTTCAAGAACCTGAAGTTCACCAACGACCCGATCGCGTCGTCGCTGTACACCAGCGCGCAGCACGCCGAGGACGTCGGTCTGCTGAAGAAGGTCGACCTGAAGGGCATCTACGACCTCGGTCCGCTGAACGACCTGCTCAAGGCGGCCGGTCAGCCCGCGGTCAGCGACGCCGCGGGCGCCTGA